The DNA window agGAATCATTCTTGTCTCTGCTGTAAGTATACTAGAACTATGGGTGATAACATACAggactttattttgttttctgatcttAAAAACAAGGGCTTTTTTCCTGATTGTTTGGCTTAACTGGGTCACCAAAAGCTTTACACAAAATCAGAGGGGCTGTCATGGGTTaagacttttcttctttcaaacttTACTTTAATTATTGGCCTACGGTTTTGAAGACAAGGTTAGAAAGATGTAAGAGCTGTGCTTTccaaaaactgtatttttctactTATCTTCTCCCCCTTGCCCCCAACTTAATCATGGcatgagaaatgtttttctttgtttgaagTTTGACTTTttatgttaaattttttttgcagataaTTGGTTTTGTCTATGGATACATCACTGAACAGTTTGGGTGGACTGTCTACATAGTTATGGCTGGCTTTGCTTTATCATGTTTGGTAAGAATATTTTCTCTCCAAACCAGAAAATACATGCATATTTAacctgaaataataaataaattaaggGGCTGTCAGCACAGACAAATGTTTGCTGTGTAATTCAGATGGTAAATACATTGTTCGATCTGTAGAAGGTGCTTTACAAGCCAGTAAgtgctttttcttaaatgctAGTAAGATTTTTAGAGAACACTGTGATTTAATACTGCTACATAACATTGAAttagttttttgtttcaattcAATGTTACTTTTAAGTCAAGCTGCTAGCATTGTTAACAGAAAGGACAGTAAGGCTTTCTGTGGAATAGTAGCTTGTCACACAAATTTTGCAGCTGGCCCATGCCGACTGAGGGGAGAGGCTAAGACGCCAATTACAGAATTACAAGAGTAATTCCTTATTCACACACAGGAGGTGTTCCATTCCAACTGGGGCACAGGGAGTGTGTTTTTACACATGTTCTTATACCTTTCATGTGTTCAGATACAACATAAGTAGTGACTAGTCAAATCAACACACACATAGTACTGTTTTGAAGAAGTGCTTTAATTTTGTGGCATCATCATCCATCTGCTTCCTCCTTGATTTACTTGTCCCCGGAATTGGTCTTGCTACGGTTACTATCTATGACGCCAGGTAATGGGAGGGTGGGTTTCACAGATGTGTTAgtggggctgggatgctggcGGTACCTTGGTAGCCCAGGGGTatcctttctttcttcagggTGGTGGCTGTTGTCGTCCTTGCAACGCGCTGGGGTCCTTAAGCCATGCTTGCTTAAGCATGACTATGCAGTACACAATGTAGACTATATATATCTTTATAGTATGGAATTGCATGAACTTTCTTGAGACTAATTGGTACAATAGTTAGGGAATGAGCTTTTCCTAACAAGCTGTACAAAACACTTACCTAGCACCTTGATTTACATTTTCTGACTCCGTTCCTTTCCTCCAAGCTAACACTCCCTCCGTGGCCTATGTACCGCCGCAACCCTCTGAAGTGGCTACCAGTCCAAGAgtcaggaacagaagaaaagaagccaGCAGACAGAAAGCCAAAGAGACATGCTAAAAGCTAAAAATGTAGTTTTTCATGCTGTAACTTTGTTAAATTTTGTTAAATGCAGTTCCACTGGGAGATACTTCTTGGcttagtgttttggttttttttcttactacttTGTATACTGCCATGAGTACACCAAGATCTGCAGAGAGCCTGAAGGCTCTCAATTTTGGCTGGAGTTTCAGTGAAGTCACTGGGAAGACAGGTGTTAGGGGGATTAACATCTGAAGCTCACATTTCACTCaagtatttttgtaaaaagGAACATATCAAATCAAGTCTAGTTAAGCTGTTGCCATAGCCTAAAAGATATACAGCTGGACTCTTACACAAGGTTAGAAATACTTTAGTAGAAGAAGCTCTCAGTAGTGTCAGGTTGTAACAAGTACTGTAGAACAGTACATACCCCACAGTTCTGAAAAACACTAAGAATGGGAGAGTGTAGAGTgccatttttgtttaaaaaaaaaaaaaaaaaatctgcctggCTAGAGAAAGTAACATCTTGACTCTGTGTAATAGAACAGCTCTTGAAACCTGAGCACCTAGTATGTGAGAGACAGCAGGATCCATGGGTGTTGCACTTGTTTTTTTACTACTGACTGTCATGTTAGTCTCTTTCATAGGTACTAGAGGTTACAATATTTAAGCTAGAGTCAGGGAAAGAGACAACTTGTgcatttaaaagtttattttacaaattCAATTTCCTTTTGACTGCCTTatcctttaaaaagaacacaTGCTATTTCTGTAGTGATGATAAATGACAATGCCTGGGCACATGCAGCAACACAATCTAGATGCAAAGCAAGGGAAAAGCTAAGACACCTATTTCTCTAAGTGACCTCAGCTTTGGGCACTTTCATTCCTAAAAGCAATTAGTATTTGTGAGGCAAAGGGATTTCTTCAGCTGGGGCCATGGTAAGCACAGCTGTGTTCctttcaaacattttcagaCTTATTTTATCCAGTTACCAAATACTTTCCACCACCTTGTGATTGCCTTAGCAATAAGATACAAAAGCAAAGGCTCTACTTAAAAGCAGGACAGCCACCCTTTTTAGCACTTTAACTTGGCAATTTACAGAACCTGGAGGGCTTTTGGTACTACAAAAACTAGTAATTGTTTCTGCCTGCTACATTTAACAACTGTTTGATGTAGTAGCTTATAAGCTATCACACCATAGCCTTGCAATAGATTTTGTTAACCATACTTAGGAAAAGGTTTTTGGTATGGTCATATAGTATCACAAATTCAAatcaaaacttttattttttgacaTTCCTTTGTATATGAAACTTGGTATCCATCCCTCTTTGCATctataaaagcaaatttttaaagttacattaagagaataaaaattaaacagcttCTCTTCTGAGAAAGCAATAGCCTGGTTCAcattttaacatgaaaaaatattactacaaaccataatattttttcatgttcacCTCCTTATTCCAGCAGAGGAGGTCAACAGATAAACATGCTTTGTAAGCTGGTCCAATCTATCAAATGAGCTATAAAACAGTCCGTTTTCTCTAAGGAAGAAGTTCTGCTCAGAACTTCACATTGTCTTCAAGAAATTTCAGATGGCGTGCCTTCGCGCTGTAACTTGCATACTTGTCTCCCATGTGCTCCCGCAACTGCAGCTATTTAGAACACACAGAAAACCCCCACAAAATTTACTGACATTGGAAAGAGCAAGAACTACCAAAATATCAAAACCACCCCTAcccccctgaaaaaaaaaaacccaaagcactcAGCTGAAAGCAGTACATGAAATCTGACACCAGAgatgggagggaagaaaaatggaagtctCTTGTCTGAAGGCAAGAGTGTTTGTTCCAAATCCTACTTGACAATTTAAATCAGATCTTCACAGGTTATACTTACCCCTGCAGTATTTTGTTTGTAACCAAGTTTTGAATCAAATGACCTGGAGGTATTGCTCACTTGCCTCTATTAGGAATAGACATTAAACTGTTTCTCACTTTGGACATAAGGGGCATTAGGCAAAGCAACCTGAAGGCAAAAAATTACAGTTCAAAAGAATTTACTGGAGAAATACCAGAACAAAATTATTCACATCCCTTGTATCTTCCACAAATTCTGCCACCATGGTACAATTCTCCAGCTTTCTAAAGCTCCTACGCTTTCTGAAGAATTTGTGGTTGAACATAGTCCACATTCAGAATCAAACTTTTTAAGATTCAAAATGACAATATGGTTAGGCCCTCACCTGCCAATGACTACACAAACACTTTTTGGAATCAAGGTTTGCACTACTATGTCAATATCTAAGaagtggggaaggaagaaagtaaaGACCCTGCTCATTTATTTATCTAGGTTTctaaagaaacaattttaatatgaaaaacatTCACCTCTCTCTTCACTTCATCGTCTTCTTCCATGATGCTGTACGCCTTCTCAAGAAGTTTCACTCCCAATCCTTGCACCAGATCAGATCTCAGGATTTCAACCATTCTCCTAATCTTGTCAGGAACTGATAatatatctattaaaaaaattaaaatagatcaATGCAGTAATAATCACTTTCAGTACAGTCAATTTTCATACTCTGTGCAGAATAATACGGGATGACATTGTAAGCGTTACCACAGAACTCCAGCTGGCCGTTTGCATGAAATAACCATTTATCTGAACTGGCTAGCTAGAGCAATCAACAAACATGGTGAATCAGAAGCACTCAGATGCTAACTCTTAAGATACTGGACTGTACGAAGTCAATGCAGACACAGTTTGCACAATTAGGTCCCTGTCACTTCATTTCAGATGGTTCCTGGATACTatattacaaatattatttgaatGAAAAGTATATTCTCTAATATTACACCATGacccaaatattttaataatttaaatcacagcaaatgtaaaaaaaagtttaatcaCCGTAACACACTAATGGCATCATTTCTGCCGTCTGCCTGTTTGTCTCAACAGCCTTTGAATCTTTTGcgcctcagctgaagctgccAACAGGAGACAGCCATTTTATAAGGGGAGGCCTCCTTTAGGAACTGAACTGAGAACACTAGCTTGCTCTTTTAATCACTGAAATCACCAACACTCCTTTCATAGGATGGATCACCTTCTGAAAATATCTGATCTAATTAAAATGTCTCCGCTTAGAAATGCCCTAGCCTTGTCATCCCAAATGGCAGTAAGTAAATAGCTGGAGGATCTCACTATACAACActtaagagtaaaaaaaaaaaaccacctgaaaTTTGTGCCTTCAACATTCTGTCATACCTGTTTAGAGACAAACTCTTCAATGTATTTTACTTTAGCTATGCAGAATCAACTCACGAGAGTAAAATCCAGTGTCCTCCAATTGCTTTGACTATCACCAGACTAGTTACAAGTAAAATCCTTATCATTTAAAACAACAGGCACCAGAAGGTCTGAGACTTCAGAAGCACACCCTCAGCTTTTTCACTTGTTCTTGTGGCATAGTAAGTGCAGTCATAGCAAATACAatcttttcttggtttttggAATACATATACACACTTAAGGTCTAAACCAGACTTTATATATGAAGAGTGATTTGAGTCTTGCACCTGTATCCATAGGAAAATTAACCTTGCCCGAATTCTGCAGTGAGGATGAACTTCTATACTCATAGAAGCCTCCACTGTGTTTAACGCTTTGTGTAAAATGTCAGCTTTATCCATAACTCACAAAGCTTTGCAGCCTTACAaatcatatttcaaaatactcGGTGCCAACTGTTCATTTTGGAAGCTTCTAAGTATAAGTCACATAGGGAAAAAACATATTGTAGACCAGCTTTCTCTCGTCATTAATAATTACACACATCAATCACATGTTCCCTTTATTGGCAAGTAAACCACAACTAGAGCAGTTTTGCCcacaaaattatttagaaagatGTTTACTTCTGTAAGCATTGTTGAGACTTGAGAAGAAGTAAGAGTGAATTGTCTTCTGTTGCCCACTAGCAGGTTTTCTTTGGTTATTAACAGTTGACAACCATTCATTTAAAGCAACAACAGAGCAACAGACCTGAAGAAATCTCTTCAAATTTTAATTCCTCTGATTCATCAGGTGATTTTCCATGCAAAATCAAAGTGTCTCGATATTTTCTATGAAGTTTAAACTCTGGGGCTGGAGTCAAGGTTACAGGGTATTCAGAGTTCTCCTTAGAGTCCATTTTCAGCGTCCATGTCATTACCTGCACCAAGTCATTCATTTCATTCATATTGCTTTTTCTAGTAGAGGAGAAATAAGATGTAATTCAGTCACCATTCATAATGCAACTTCCACCTTGCATTCAGAGGACTTTCACAAGTTTAGTGAGGTCCTATTAAATATTCCATGTTAAATTACTTCTTGTGGTACAGTTTTATCGATAGCAACATTATCAGTATTTAATCTAACAGAGGCTCAGAGCCCATTCACCTAGCAACAGTTCAGTCCTACTGGCTACTGCTACATGTGTAGCTAAACGTGTGGTAAtgcaacaaattattttctttaaagctacTTACACTGACAAAATCATAAATAAACTCAGCCTCATTCACAGTACAAAGGAAGCATATTGGCACCTTTGAACTCATGCTTTTAATTCATCCTGACAGTACATGTCCTTTGTCGCTGGAAGACCAGTTTGCTGGGAAGCTACAGCTAACAAAAGACAGAGGTACACAATCACATGTCCCACAAAGTTCAGCATGGAAAATTTATAGTCACAGAGGGACAAAATTTAAAtggagtttgttttctttatgcatCACATACTTCAATCACTCACTACATAGAGATAAAGTATAAAAGCAattcttgccattttttttttcattccaagtCAAGGTCCAATATAGCAGTGAAAACTCTTGAACAGTATTAAATACTCACTTCTCCTTGGAATCACCATCAGACTTATCTGTAGAGCTTGTGGAAGAGCTTAACTCATCATCAGACAGGCAATGGGTTACTCTAGTTCTCTAAGTGAAGAGGAAGTAAATGACAAAAATTCTAATAGTCAGAAGTAATTTATCAATACAGCATGAACTACTCCTCTTACATAGAAAAACTCTTTCAACATGCATATTTTTACAGACTCAGCTTGATAATATGTAAAAGGTATAAcctttggttttaaatataaGCTGGTACACAGGACATACTTTATTAAATGCTTATTTGACTAGCATTACACCTCAGTTGTGCAGTTTTAACCACTATAAACACTTTACCAAGTGCCtctattaaaaacaatgaaatcaCGTATGTTTATAATATAGTTGGCTAAGAACTGACAAAGTCATTACCCTTAGCCCATTTATTGGTCTCTAATACACATTTAAAactaatatttaaatacaaCCATGTGTGTCTGTACAGTCTTGTGTTCAGTGCATAGCACAATGCACAAAAACATCACTAGCATGTGCACATAAAACTGGTGTGCACTAACCTTATGTAATCACAGTTAGTGAACACAGATGAAGCCTTTGCATTTAGATACCAGTTATAAGCACACACACAAGTCGGTAAAATATGCCAAACACCATCCATGCAAGTGCTGGGCTGAGGAAAATAGAGGCTACACTTTgaaatttcagaacaaaatttcTTTACAGTTACTATTCTGCATTTACTGGTATTAATAATGTTCCCCTGATGTTTGCAGAAGATTTTGTCCAATATATGTTTAAGATCTTAAAAAAGACTTCCTGATTAGACAAGGAAGAGAATGTTAACAGAAACTATTCACTTTTTATCTACCAATTGTTCCTTATTACCAGCATATAAATGTATGCACTTAATGTGactgcagattaaaaaaaaaggttcaaacACCACTACCAAAGCAAAATTAGATGCACCAGGCTAACAGTAGCGTGTTGTTAGAGAGCCCATAGTAATCAGCAAGAGATTCTTAGTCTTCATCTCTGACAAGTGGAGTGAAAATGTATAGTAAGCCTGGAATTTTAAACGGACCTAGTCAAACAAAAAGGTGGATTAGACATCTGTACTCTACCCCAGGACTTAGAAAGCAACATATTCCCTGCTCAAGCcggggggctggacaagatgacctccagaggtcccttccaacccctaccattctgtgattctgtaatataAGAGAACTGTGCACTCTTATTGACCGAGAGTTTCCTCCAGATgcagagggttttttaaaatgtcattttcttcccaaattgTGCTTGCATTTAAGTATTTCAAAAGTAGATGACCCCAGTTTACCTGAGAAATACTGGGATCTGATGAGGACTGACCAACTTTAACATGATTTTCCATATGTGATTTCGCACTATTTGACATTCGTCTTGCTTGAATCACTGCAAGAGTAACATTTTCACAATATTTACAACTTAGCTGCACGTATTTTGAATTAGTTTCATGCTCATGCAAGAAAAAGTCTATCACCTGGCAGAAGATAGGCAGGTAGGTATTCTGCTaagagaaaacactgaagctTCTATCTGAAAGATGTATACTCTGCGCTTCGTGTACATTTCAAAGACAAGTTGTCACCACTAAACACAATTGAACATAACTGaataagaagcagaaaaatacagacatgttaacagaaatttttatttaacacaGAACTAGACCCTTAGTGCATCTTTCTGAAGATGTTAGCGAAGAGCAGACAGCAAGTTATAATTTCTTTACAAAGTAATTATCAGCCTACTTCTACACAGAATGTTAACATGCAATCATAAAAATTACCAGAGGGAAACATCTCCTCCTGAGACTGTTTCAGCCTCCTTCGCTCTCTTGCTGACAAGGGCCGCTCCTTCAAAATAAGTTAATTTGATATTAATTAGCAATAATCATGGTGGCTTTTGTCATCTAATCAcctacaaagcaaaaaaactttTCAATGGGCATGGAAGAGCGACCTATTACAATAGACCTTCTGATCATCTAAAAAATGCTTAGTTATTTACTACAAAACCATCTTGGTCAATGACACTAATATACACTCTAGAAAAGGAGCTTCTGACCTCCCTGGTTCAGCAACACAATTTCTCATCCCACACTGACCAGGTGCTTGACAGGACATCCAATAGGTAGGAAGCCTCTGTATATTTCTTTACTCACTGTGCATACATTCAGAGAACAAACTGCTTAGAAAGAATGAGACACCAAAATAAGCTCATGCAGTATTCAGCACTGACCTTTGAAACATCAACTTGACTGGTTTTGGTGCTATTTACAGATTCAGAGACTTCAGCAGCATGCTGCTCTGCACACCTCTGTGTTGTCTTTGTGTTCACATccaaaggaaaaggtaaaggctgagaagcagctgctctggccttgaaagagaagggagcaagaatttttatcttttttattaaaagttaaAGTACTCTGCAATTCAGAAGACATTCTTGCATGATAAAGCTGGATGCCAGAGGTTTTGGATCCTTCTGTAACCTCCTCATATCTCCCAACTTcatccctccctctccacaTGTCTGCTTGCCTCCACTTCCTTTCTCCTCATCTCTACATCCTGTCCCCCTCCTCCCAGACTATTTTTCAGTCAATCCTTTCACAACAATTGTCCCCACCCTCAAAGAGCAAAATAGGGTATTATACTAAAAACAAGTAATGAGTGGCGTTCCTCAGGGGTCGGTATTGGGACCAGAGCTCCTTAACATCTTTGTAGGCAACATGtacagtgggattgagtgcaccctcagcaagtctgccgatgacaccaagctgtgagGAGTGGTCAACATGCTGGAGGGATGGATGCCATCCAGGGGGGACCTTGACtggcttgagaggtgggcccatgtgaacctcatgaggttcaacaaggccaagtgcaaggtcctgcacatgggtcagggcaatcccaagcacaaatacaggctgggtggaaaatggattgagagcagccccgaggagaaggacttggcaacgctggttgatgagaagctcaacatgacccagcaataTGTGCTTGCAGGCCAGTaagccaaccgtgtcctgggctgcatcaaaagaagcatggccagcaggtcgagggaggtgattctctcCCTTGACTCTGCTCTCATGacaccccacctgcagtactgtgtaCAGCTCTGAGGCTCCCAAtgtaagaaggacatggagctgttggagcgagtccagaggagggctgcCAAGATAATCAGAGGGTTGGAGCAACTCTCCTATGAAGACTGCGgcagttggggttgttcagcctggagaagagaaggctccagggagacattatagcagccttccagtacctgaagggggcctgcaagaaagctggagagggactttttcaagggcatgtagtgataggacaaggagtaatggctttaaactgaaagagggtaggtttagattagatataaggaagaaattcttcactgtgagggtggtgaggcactggaacaggttgcccagggaagcagtggatgccccatccctggaagtgtcaaggccaggttggatggggctttgagcaacctggtctagtggaaggtgtccctgcccatggcagggggttggaactagacGATCATTAAGGTCCCTTGCAattcaaaccattctatgattctgtgatatgatTCTATAAACCAATCACCCTCTTCTCCATTCTTGTATAGCCGGTGCCTTTCCCCAAAGAAATCTCTCTGCTCAGTGTAGAAGGATTGACAGGAGCCCTACCTTACGTGCATGTGTAAAGGCCAAGCTTTTCTTCTTAGAGTTTGCACTCATATGCTCAGGGCAGCCATTACATATGTCTGTTCTAAAATACCAGTAAATCTACTACCCACTACAAGTGGCCTTATGCGCAACAGCCAGGAAAAGTACTGCTATGTATTTTGCAGTCACAGACAGTGAGAAGTCCTGATGGGAACTGCTAGGAAAGACTGTAGcacagcaaaggcaaagccCACAGTTCACTGTGTTTCCTTGCGCTCATATGGCACACCCACCCACTTGTGAGGGTTACTGAGATTTTCAGAGATTTACGCAGGCTGCTTCTAAAGGACTTCTTGAGTGTTCTCCATTTTCTTACCAACGAAGTTATATAGTTACACATGAAAGAAGAACAGCATAAAAACACCCCACCATAGgtcacatttttaaagagtaaAAAATGCAGGAGTCTTAAAGGAAAGAGGAGATTTATTCTTTAAGTATCTGCACCTTTTCTGAACAGACTTCAGCTagttctcttttcttctgccGTCGCTGCCGTGAGAGAGAAGGCTCACTGACAGAACTATGAGGGTGCAAGTGGGAGgtaattttttcctgtgcatcTCCTGAAGCTCCATGACAGACATCATCCTAATaagtaaaaggttttttttaaatgtatacatGCCATTTCCAGATTTACATATAcacacttcttaaaaaaaatcaacacaggCCACATTGCTATTTGGACTGCATCCACCTTGACATATCACAGTTACAACCACAATACACTCTTCCTTGACAGACAGTTAGAAAAAATACCTGCTGTACCAGTGTTTTTAAGTTACTAAACCTTCAAAGGACACTTACTTGAATTACAACAGGAACAAACGGTGCTAGCACCTTTTCAGTAGTATCCAAGCTCTACAATAAATAATGATTTATCATTAGAAAAGTATCTATGAAAATCTCATTGTAGAccaaaatgcaatgtaaagacAATCACCAGCTATTACTTCTCCATCCAAATCAGGACCAACTTGAGATTAGCCAAGCCTATTTAGAATATAGAACAAAGAAGTCACAAAACTATTCTTACCATCTCTTTTctcagctggaaaataaaattattgttCCCTGTAAAAACAGAATTTCCATCCTCTAGGTGCAAGCCTAAAACTACTTCACCATGTCGCCTTTTCAAATCTGAAACCAAGGCTCCTAACTACTTAAGCATCTCAGTAATTGCATCAGCAGCATCCTCCTTTGACAGAAGAACATGTGCAGCGGCTCTGTAAACTTTACGAGCTAGCCATTAGGTAAATCAATTTCAGAGGCTATTTCAAGTAAGCATAAATGCATTACCAGGtcagtttgcttttgctgttttgatACAGGTGGCAGGAGTTTCAAAGCGTCACCATCTTCTTCCATAGCATCAACTGAAGACTGCTTAGACTCAACATTTTTAGCTTTAAGAGCCTGCTTTGCTCTTTGCTGTAGTCCATTGTCCTTCATTGGTGGGCTACTGGATGTTATTTTAGAATTCCCTGGAACATTTAAATTCTTTGCTTTATTATTCTCTGGAATATGCTCGCTGCCACACTTCTCACTTCCATACTTCATCCTTCCAGATGGTAAGATAGCAATATTCACTTTGCTAACTGTAGCTAAGGAGTCTGTCAGGTTATTAAAAtcattgtttggttttctttccaaTTCAACAGCTGGTTTCTCTGAGTGACAAAATTTGGTGGCTTTATATTTGATAATGCAGTCTTCttcattctgaaattaaaaggaaaacaaaaaaattaattaccttTTGAGTATTATGCACATATGAAAGAATACTCTCAGCACCAAAGGAAAATCATTAACATACCAGAGTAAACTGCAATGAAATTATGATCAATTACAGACTAAGAGCCTCAAAAAAGCTACAAGCCTCAGTTCTAAAGAGATACAGGCTGCACTTGCAAATGACGTTATTTTAGGCATTGGTTTATACGCATGCAGCGCACCTACTTTTCACCAGGACCATGAAAGAAAAGTTGTACTCCCTTGGCTCTTCCATAAGGGAAGAGACAACAAGTACCAACAGTTTTAAAGATGTACTATACCACACACATTTGGTATTTCAGCACTGAAAGCTTAAACACACAATAGCAGActcattacagaaaataaaaaacatgcaCAAGATTAACCATTACAAAAGATTTGTTCTAACCACTGGAAAGAATTCCAACAATAAGCCATTTTTGGTTGTAACTGTAATTAGTTTTTTCCAgtcaaaaacatattttttaaagttattacCATTCGTCAtcaaatatttgaaacaaagaTTTGACCTCAAATACTCCACAAGTAATTCACAGTGACCCACAGATGAAAAACCAGATGTTGTTTAGTTAGCATCTTAGAGTTAAGACATCGCAATTAGTTTTACTGATCCACAACTGTTTGTTTACTTCCACTCTTGCCTAAACACAATTCCTTCCTTAATATGAATTTTACACATTGCTAGGAATCCAATCTGTGTTCTCACAAATGCTCAAGGCACTTCTTAtaaaactgagggtttttttttctctagaaaaagcaagtgggttttgctttggtgggtttttttaaaaagaaaaaaaatatatatctcaCAACTTTGTACTTCCTGGCTTGCTCAAAGGAGTGGTTTTGGTGTGAAGCATTCCTGCTATGAGATTCATTCTTTACTGAGACCACAGAACAAGGACCTTTAGGTTTAGAATTCACTGTTTTCTTATGACTTCTGGCTGCTTtcctgtaaagaaaataaaagttgttCATTCAATCACCATCAACAAGACCTTAAGATATTTCTTTAGATtatactaattaaaaaaatcaattccaCTAAACAGCTTACATGGAGAGAGTATAAGATACTGGGCTTTTTCAACAGACTATGCACAACATactaattttcttctcat is part of the Phalacrocorax aristotelis chromosome 6, bGulAri2.1, whole genome shotgun sequence genome and encodes:
- the SPCS1 gene encoding signal peptidase complex subunit 1 produces the protein MLNIFRSIPTEMDYKGQKLAEQIFQGIILVSAIIGFVYGYITEQFGWTVYIVMAGFALSCLLTLPPWPMYRRNPLKWLPVQESGTEEKKPADRKPKRHAKS